The segment AGCGGACATTCAACCGCTGAAGATGCTTTTGGCTGGTGGAAAAATAGCCTTGTTCACAATGAAAATATGCTGAGGGATTCCTATGTGGCGGTCGGCATTTCCCGAAGTTGCGAAGGGATCTATTGCGCATGGGTGGTCAATTTCGGAGGAAAAGTGCTCGAGGCTTTCACAAATTCGCCAGCTCCAATTTCAGATCTGCAAAATCTTCCTGATGGCGCGCTGATCCGGGCGGTCGGCGGGATTGATGTTTATATAGTCAAATATGTGGGCGCGAAAAAATTCAAAAGACTGATCCTGAGTCCGTCTGTTTTCGAGAACTACGGACACCTAAGATGGAGCGACGTCAAAAATGTCGATCAATCGGTTTTGGACGGCTTTCTGACTTCCGACCTCGTGCGCGCCGTTGGAGATACAAAGGCATATAAACTTTATGCTTCGGGAGACACGGGAGAGAAAAGATGGATCACGA is part of the Candidatus Paceibacterota bacterium genome and harbors:
- a CDS encoding CAP domain-containing protein, with amino-acid sequence MLGIKNFLQVIFGSLILILIITPFGKANASYDAEAEKFFGIINAYRTENNHAALTEDALLQNAANWMSQDMASNCVPKRSCTHTDSLGRTVYVRLQAFGYPAGSTNNTLRGGEIIAWSISGHSTAEDAFGWWKNSLVHNENMLRDSYVAVGISRSCEGIYCAWVVNFGGKVLEAFTNSPAPISDLQNLPDGALIRAVGGIDVYIVKYVGAKKFKRLILSPSVFENYGHLRWSDVKNVDQSVLDGFLTSDLVRAVGDTKAYKLYASGDTGEKRWITTSEIFIQSGFDWDAVYQINSFDRDSYVTGADWQ